In Camelus dromedarius isolate mCamDro1 chromosome 16, mCamDro1.pat, whole genome shotgun sequence, the genomic stretch CAATCTCCCATTACTAGCACATAGTGTTTTCAGAACTTGAACATACTTGACTTTCTGGGTGGTTGAGCATGAAATCAAATTAGATTTGGCTCAGAGTCATTTCTCCAAAGGGATGTAATCATTTTAGTACAGTTTTCTGGATAGTTTCCCCTCATTAGACCCCATCTTGAGTAACACATTCCAGTGGAGAGTCTCTGCTGCCAGTAAATTAGACTGTATCCATATAAGCTCGTATGATCTGGTGAGTGTATGTAGCATGCCccaagacattttcagacattaCAAAGTCTTGAAAATTACTTAACAGTTGTTTTTGGTTTACTATTGACGCAAAAAGTGAGGAAGATCCCTAAGGAAGTCAGCACAGCGTTACCAGTAACTTCACGAGGAAGAAATTCAAGTATATTTCAAAGTAGCTTTTTAAGTCCCAGTGGTCATTGATTTGGTTCTTGTGTCTCTGACCATGAAAAAGCATTCTGAAAGAAAGGATGCTGATCCCAGAGGAGGTCTCTGAGAATCTGCCTTTGGCTGTTTATGGAGATGAAATTCAAATGCCCTCCGATGTTAAAAAGGGCCTGGACTCATTTCAGAGGAGAAATGGTTTAAatgcaagtggaaaaaaaatattgaataataaCACGCATACTGTGGGCcacttctttattttcatatttttgagcataagaaaagtaaaatctatttttattacttacaaaGAGTCCTGAAAGCACCATTAGATGATATTTTAgctaaagagaaaacagaagttttGCATTAGTATGAGATGCTAATTTATGATTGCATTTAGATCTACCCACCATTTGAGGGAGTTAGAAGTTAAAGTAAACAGCTGTATCTCTAGTTGATCTCTGCATATTTTAATCCAAATATGGTAAAGGGCAGGGCTACAGAAGGGAGTGTCCCTATAATAAACAGGGCTCAGAACTTGTAACAGAAAATCAAAATACACTCCACTCAAGAGAACCCTGTGCTTTGCACTTTGGTTAAAGGTCTCATTTAGATTTAAATTCCTAAACTGCATAAGAAATTAGGTTTTCTTTGATCTTCTCCTTTTTGAGTTGCAGAATTCAGATAAAACTACTACTCGATAAAATGACTTCTTGTCACGTTGCTGACGATCCTATAAAAAAGGTTGCTATCTTTGGAGGAACTCATGGGAATGAGCTAACAGGAGTATTTCTAGTTAAGCACTGGCTGGAGAACGGCACTGAGATTCAGAGAACGGGGCTGGAGGTAAAACCATTTATTACTAACCCAAGAGCTGTGAAGAAGTGCACCAGATATGTTGACTGTGACCTGAATCGAGTTTTTGATCCTGAAAATCTTGGGTAAGACTCtattttgtgttgtgtgtgtgtacacgcacacgtgtgtgtatgtgtgtgtctgaaaAGCAGTATGTGTGAGagcaaatatgtatgtatttgtgtatgcAGATGATACTCATGTTTGTACGTATAGTAGCTGTTGTGAATGGTCACTTTCACTTTTAACCATACTCCATTACGAATTACTCAGTTATCTAAACTGGGCATTCATGTGctcttttataaacttttttaaacATCGCAATGTTcttaactgattttctttttaaatgtattctatAGACTGAGACAACAAATAacagaggtttttatttttaaaccttgtCTTTTAAGAAACAGATTTAATAGTCTTTTACATTAAATTAATGTTTGGCCACTGTGCTTGGGTACATATTTGTTAGCTTTCTAGGTGATTCATTACTATATTTTTGCAACTATGTTTATGATAATGCAGAAAGTTCTAGTTAAGAAAAGTATAatatttcaattaatatttgtttaatgaaagaatgaataaatgaccctCATCAGAAAATAGTAGACTACTCTGTGATCTGAAGAGTTAGTGTACTATCTTCAGTGTGGATCACTGAGACCtgaattttctgaatttaaattaCAGCTGATTTATGACATATTGCATACAAGGTATGCAATCATAACACTCTAGGGAAGTCCTTATGAATTATTTCTGCCTTTGTTTACATCATTATAGCTGCTATATAGATTTACAGGCCTCTAAGTATTTGCTCttcaccacttctttctttcatgtacctaaaaatattaacatcttCTCTTTACAgggctctgtgccaggtactataGGAGTACAAAGCTGTGTACAAAATGGTTTCACCCTCAGGAGCTAGCAGACTACAAGCTAAGATATGTCATGCACACAGACAACTAACAGCACTGCTTTATGGACTCATTTTCTATTAAATCTTAATTTGAGTTTAAAGAGTTACTTAAATTTAATCTTATCACAGTTCAAAAGATGGTTGCTACATTTATACAAATGTGCCTCACTTTATGGAATAGATGTTTTCCAGGGCAGTTATACATTAGTCATACCTTGCTTATCAGACCATATTTTTACTAACTtaagttttaatttcaaaagtgCTTCATCTTCATGACTGAGGTTATGTTGAGAAAACTAAGTTTTATCTATTCACCTAAAACAGCTATTAACTAATTCTTATATTACAAGTAAGGATTTGCTGGAGAATAACTTTTAGTTGGGCTATTAACTTCCCAAATAACTCTAATATAGATTAGAATGAGTTTTCTTATTATGACCACTCAATAGCATGCACTTCAGTGAGAGCAGTCTCTTAAATTAAATTCACTTCCTACTTCTTACATTTAATACTTATCAGAGGCtagacagttatctctcagggTGGTTATGGAAACTTATGAgatcaattaattaattacctTCTCCCATCCTCGCTCTCGCAAATTTTGCTGCTTTTCCTAAATTCTCCTAAATTCTCAGTGGTGTCACCATTACTCACCAAATCACCTATAGAGATCATCTAGAACCTTCCTAATTCTTCATCCCGTTCGTCTAGTTGGTTACTCATCTTCCCAATTATTCAAGTATTGAATAATTGTATGTAGTTTGCAAATCCAGTCTTCCTCTCCATTTCCATTGCCTTAGTTTATTTCATCTGTGGATGGTTAAAGTAGCCTCCTAAGGAATCTTTATGCATCCATCCTTACTCCAATCCTGCCTACATCTATTGTCTGTATAGTAATAGCCATAGGGATCATCCTAACTTGCAAATCTTGTCATGTCTTTCCCATGCTAAAAATTCTTCAAAAGGCTCCTATCCGGAATAGATTTGTCACTTAGTAGGGCTGCCAACCCCTTTAGGATCTTGTCCTTGCCTATTGATTCCGCTTCATCCCTTGGGATTCTTCCTACGGGACCTGGATTCCTGGCATGAGAACTCAAAGTGTCTATTATCTTTTAAGACTTCAAGACTTGACTAGGAGCAACTGTGTGGCTGGTGGTGCCATTTACTCACATGGGGGAGGATGAGGAGCAAATCAGTTGGGTGAAGAGGGGAACTCATGGAGTTGTTGCATGAATTAACTTTTAAAgtgcatatatattcattcaacCATATGTTTGGTTGCACATAATGTAAATCTgaaaacagtggcttaaacaaacaaAGGTTTCCTTTTCACAATTAGTAAGTCCGAGGTAGGCAGTCCAGGGCTGGTACAGTGTCACAGTGATGTCATCCTATCTTCCCATTGCACTAGCCTTAATGTGCAGCTTTTGTCCTCATTGCTTTTGCTTCATGGTTGAAAAATGGCTGTTCCACTTTCTTGATTCCTTTCCAGGCAAGAATTACTCAGGTGCAAATATAGGTCCTTTGAAGGTATTAGCAAAAATTGCCAGAGACTAGAAACAAATCAAATTATAGTGAAATGTGATTGAATGCtttaatgaggaaaaataaatttaaatgatcatttactgtaagaaaaaaatatatcctaACTACCGTGGGAGGCGGCTAGTCAGGTAGAGACTTATTTGAGAATTCAGTAAAAGCTATCAACTCTATCCTGGAAAAATGCATAAGTATATATACCTgtaaaattctgcattttctcagGGTTTACAGACTCTTCTCTATAAAGCTTGACCCTGGATCTTTAGTGGTTCCTGGCATCACTTAAGAATTCCTAATTAGATGATGTGAGCTCCTAAGTTTGACTGTTTTTGTGCACTAGAACTAGCTagagcccctcccccaaaataggTGCATTTGATGGTCTAGTTCCATAATGTCTCAGTGCACTGAACTACTAAGACACTGGTgattaaatgaatggatgaacttTGTTCAGGGCTGAAGTCAGATGGTAAATTCTGTTTGAAATGTCTTTCTTGTGGCCAGCCACAGAAATAAACTATTATTTGTAAGCATGTCAGTGCAACATTACATGGAATCAAATGGAGGGGGGAAACTGTAATTTTTCGTTTGTGAAGTTTTCAAGCTAATGTCCACTTTCTTCACAGATTTTTCATATTAAAGATTTTGCAAATGGTTCCTTCTATACTGTgttctttttgtatgtttatgtTACCTTAGCCACAGAtgttaatctttttctttctgctaatAACAGCAAAAAAATGTCAGAGGATTTGCCATATGAAGTGAGAAGGGCtcaagaaataaatcatttatttggTCCAAAAGATAGTGAAGATTCCTATGACATTATTTTTGACCTTCACAACACTACTTCTAACATGGGGTGCACTCTTATTCTTGAAGATTCCAGGAATGACTTTTTAATTCAGATGTTTCATTATATTAAGGTAATGTCAATGTTATTAACTTACAAGTTAGCCTAGGACGTGTACTTTTCAGTCAATTATAGATGTGAAACAACTAGAAAAGGGTCAGGAGGGAGGGTTCAAAAGAAATGGGGGATTGGGAGAAGCACTAGAACGGAGGTAGTAGTGACAGGCaggagaaaaggggaagaaatgagtgaaataataaatacaatgaataaaataatgaaacatatGGATCCTTGTGTCTATAAAATTGTAAATCTTTTATTGAGATAGCCACCAAACCATAGGCCCTTTAGTAAAATtaataccaaaattttaaatggtatgATTAAAGTGGCTCAATTATAGTTTTAGGAAGCTCAAAAATAGTCACTTAATGTTGATTAAAGACCAATAATACAAACATTGGCTCTCCTTAGCCCTGCCCATGTCTCCATTTGATTCAGATACCCTCACGCACATCTGATCTTTCAGTATTTCCTCTAACTAATCGCTCTAAAGCTCAGAAATCTACAATATGAAAAATTCAGCAATCCAGTACCTATAACTAGAGAAAAATTGCTAGAAAATAGCAACCaagcaaaaacacaaataatttaaCTGTATGCTTGTTTTTGTATAATGAACAGCCTTCCTTTCAGAGAGCTGGTATAAACCAGTATGATTTAGTAGAAAGAATGTGACCTAAATAGCCAGgagtgcctgggttcaaatcctggctttctCATTCACTGACCTGGAACAAGATACTCAACTTCCAATACCTGACTTTCCTCGTTTTATAAAATTGGCACAGTAATAACACTTACCCTATATGGCTGTTCTAAGccttaaatgagataaaataattaGAGCATTTAGCTGAATGCCTAGCTCATagtaaaaaattaacaattatttttgtttcccttgaatTTTTGACATTAACCAGATAGTTGTTCTGGTAGGAGTTCATAATGCAGCTAGTCTTTGTTGTTCCTTGAAAAGAAAGCTGCATGCTTTGATTGTCAGGCAAGGAAGCAGCATGGCTGCCCATTGTTGTCAAAGCTGAGAGGCCTGTCCTGAATTCTCATTCAGATAATTCTCATTCAGGTAGGGCGAGTTGCCCAACATCTGTAGAGACCTGCCCACAGGGCTAGACATAGAATTCTTTGAGAGACCAATACTAAGCTAAATAGTAAATGGAACcaatgatgaaaacaaaataaccaaatcCATTCAGAAGGAGAATTTATTCATATTCTCTGTTCATAGTTCTGGAGAAGtgtttaatatacattttatcCAGAAAGCTATTTAGAATCCAGCTTTATATGTAATTCCTTTATTATGTGTTTTCAAAGCTATAATAACAACATTGGATTTCAGAGTGTTTCATAAAGCTGTCTTACTAATCTTAGTCGATGAAGGGAAACATATTGAAGGCATCATTGACTCTAACAGCAAAGACAACAAGACATACGGTCTTTACATAATaagaaagatgttttaaattcttttcagatgtCTTTGGCTCCATTACCTTGCTACGTTTATCTTACTGAGCATCCTTCCCTCAAATACGCAACCACTCGTTCTATAGCCAAGTATGCTGTTGGTAAGTCATATCTCCCACTGTCACAACTAAACAAAATGTGTCCTAGATGAAACtctgagaaaattaatttaaagccTATATATAGCTACTTTGCTTATCATTATGGCTTATAATTTTCAAGTAATAAACAAACTATCACCAACAGTGTCTAACTATATCAAACTTCCTCAATTTCATTGAGCAGCTTTCTGCATTCCAGGAAGAAACACAGAGTTGAGGGAACTGGTATCTTTTATGGGCAGTAAGCAGCCTGGCTTTTGCTCCAAGAGAGACACCATTCCTACCTTCCAAGAGTACTCACTGtacaaacattcttgaaaaaaTAATCTGCAGCCAAGACAGTCATGTCTTACTGAAAAGACATGCAGAAACACAAAAGGCCCATGGAAAATTCTCTCCCAGTATCCCTCTTAGCACCTGCTTTACAGTAGAATCTCTGGTGACCTGTGTTTGTTTTCCACGCACTTGTTTACCCTGTCGGTTACTGGGCTATGAGTTCATCTTTACCTCCTGATAACTTCCAACATGCAGGCTTGCACTCTCAGACAGTCTCTTTTTTCTGTATTCCATTCTCTTTCCTGAGTGACCTAGTAGCATAATTGTTTACAGACCACGCTATAATCATTAAAATTGCTGTCACAACCTAAAATCTTTTTTGTTAGATCTCAGATGGTTTAACCAAGagcaatttaatttaaaagtgagTCATCAAACAATAtaagcaaatttaaaattatcttgtttattcAATTATTGATAATTTGGTGCCTAATCAACAGATTGGTCGGGGCAAGCTAAATACACAAGCGTGGGTAATTATTTGAAACAAACTGAATGCTTAACAGTAAGGGATAGAGATCCTGTTTCTCACTGACATCAAATAAAGCCTAAGATTTCCAAGCCTTGCGAGAGCGAACTTGATCTGTGATATTTATGGGACAGTGTTGCTCTTAGCCAGAACAAATATCTTCTGATGTGTTTAGCTCTTAGAGCCAAATCTTTCATTTTCATGTGGGACAATATTAAGATCAtcataaataattagaaatactATATGTTCTCTTTCCAACTTTGCTGTTttctttggaatatttttatGTCATTCAGTCATGGAGGGAGGAACACTTAAGATCAGAAAGAAACTCTCTCCAACTCAGCATTTTATAATGCACCTCTTACTTTATGTGGCCCCAAGGCCTCAAGATGTCCACTGTAGTTTGAAGCATCATATGCCAACATGACAATATCTAGGGGAAGAAAAGACATTCTCGGGAATTCACTTGCAGACCTTCCATTATAGCCAGTTGTTCAGAACTGGGTCACATATTCATTCTTAAGTTAACTCCTAGGGTTAATGGGGTTACTCTGATTCACAAAAACTATTCCACATTTACTCCTGAGTTGTATACCCACCCAAAACCAGGTCTCTGTCAGCAAGAAGTAAGATAGAATGGATTTTGGGTAGGCAATCAACAGTGTCTTCTACATTACACATACAGACATATCCATGAACACGTTTTCACACATTTGTACAAATCACTTATACACTGATGCATACCTTAGCTGCACTTATACCCTATACTTAAATATATGCCCAAACATATATCCAGGAAAGCTAAGcccaaaaatgaaaaatgaaggtaAAAGACAATACAGTGAGATTTTGTGAATTGAGAATTAACAGAAGTGGGTGATGTTAGATagatggaaaagaaggaaaatggataATGTTATACTTGGTAAGTGGTTTTATAATAGGGAAAGGTGGTGATTGGAATAATAACTGTGTGGGAGACTTgaacaggagggaagggactAGATGAGTGGTTTAGAAAAAGAGTATTTTGTAGGTTTATGGATGGATGTGTGACAGCCACAGGAAGCAGACCTTCTTAGGGTGAGAAGAAATGATTATGATTTTTTCCTACAGATAATTGAACCCATTGCACTATCATGTCCGGATGGGTTGTTATATTAAGGGCAAGAAAGTTGCTCTAGGGTCACATAGATTGTCATTAGACTTAAATCCATGGCTCACTTAGTGTAGATTTCTTTGACTAAATAGATGTTTTTCCTGCTACAAGCTAAGTGTTAGGTCTATGACAGTTTCTCTCTGTGGCCACGTATTATTTTGTTGGTGTAAATTTGTCTACTCCTTttaattattatgatttttaaatattttgacaatattgaagaaaatttaaaggaaaaaagacctCAAGACCTTACTACTTTATAACACAACTCTTTGGACTTTCTTCCATGTTCTCTCCCAGTCTTTATTTACTATGCATCTAACTTGTACATGTAAatgctctgctttctttttttgcctgACATTATGTCTTATATATTTTTCATGATGCTACATGGGCTACTTTTCTAATCATTTTGAATGATGGAATTCTAGATCTTGATATATTAAAATGCTCAATCTTATATTCTAAAACTTGTATAAATGCAACTATCTCCCCTTCTGTACTTAGGTATAGAAGTTGGTCCCCAGCCTCAAGGGGTCCTTAGAGCTGATATCCtggatcaaatgagaaaaatgattaaaCATGCACTTGATTTTATACATAATTTCAATGAAGGTAAGTGGTAGGCAGAAAGTGTTTCTTTAATTGATGGCTTGTGTGagtaaataaatcagaaatagatGAGATGGAGCACACATAACAACTTAATTGCTACACATTGAAGTAGCAATTGGAATCTAAGTCATATTTGCCATGTCCATGATATtaggtgcttttaaaaaatttgtattcacTTCAGCCATTCTTCATTACCAATGTAGACACATTCAAGAAAAACAGCTGCCGACCCTgcgttggtggtatagtggttagcatagctgccttccaagaAAAACAGCTGCCAAATAAAGCTCCCCAAACAAAATCCTCATCTTCCTattaatctccattttaaaaaacaaggaatTACCAAGAAATACGAATGTCcaataaagagatgaaaagatgTCCAGTATCAGTagtaatcagaaaaatgcaaattaaaatgcaaaaccatTTTCTCCCATTagatttggaaaatattaaaatctgaaaatattgtGTTGGTAAGTGTGTGAGAAAAGGGGATAGTCTCCTTCCCTGCTGATGTAAATTGGTAAAGACACTTTAGAGGATAATTTGACAGTATCCACTTTCTAAAATGTGCAAATTCTGTCACATAGCAATTCCACATCTCAAAGAAACACAAGCACATGCATACCGACATGCCACATACAAGGGTGGTTATTGAAGCATTGTCTGTAACAGCAAAACAATGGAAATGACGTGAATATCAATCACTTAGTTAAGTAAACCAGTATGGAAAGATCTTCAACTACATTGTTAATTGAAAGAAAGCAAGTTGTGaccaaaatatatattataccaatttgcttcaaaataacaataataataataaacacttgctagatacatataaatatatgttactACACAGGAAAAGTTCTAGGAGAAAACAAACTGATAACAGTGATtactggggaaaggaggggaaaaccaagttaattttgttttagtTGTGTTCAAGAAGAATGACatattcatgtattatttgtGTAATTACAAATAGTTAAATGGGGGCTCATGGTGAGATGGGTATAAGGAGCTTATGTACTGTCTGCTCATTGACTTGATGAACCTAAaactgcaacaaaacaaaacaaaacgagaaacctattaattattttaaaaataaatttactttaaattttttaagaattataattaagatgaaatcaaagtgacatataaataattattcaGACAGGCTGAAGTGAAATTATTGTTGAGGAATGGGTCTATATAGTGGCAAAGCTGGTGAATATTTCAGTGCCTATGGAGAGGGTAATTCCTAAACCTCCTACTGTGATCACAGGAATTTCTTCTGTGCTTGGGGGTCCTTTGaccccaaagtcacaaagactGAAAATCAGGATTTTACCCCCTTTGTCTGAGGACAGGTTCTATACTGTCTGATGGGCCTGGTGTTGGGAAGGTCACCACTTATTCACAAGAAACCCTTTGAATAGTAAGTGTGTCGAATATAAGAGAACAGTGCACCCAGAAGGCCACAAACCTGACtcataaaaaatcaaaacatggtTTTCAAATCACAATCCATAGATTCTTGCCACAGGGCGGGGATTTAGTAGCTGCCCTGGTAGCTCCAGGACAACGACCCCCACTCCTCCTTCAGCCAGAGCAGTTGTGTCTGTTTTATCCTTGTAACATTTCATTTAAGGAAAGGATTCTGCAATTCAAAACTTTTGAACCATTATTAATTTAGACTATCCAGTTTGATGGATTTTTAACTAACATGGAAAGAGCACCGTTATCCAAAGGATGCTGGCAACCATCTGAAGAAGTCTCTAGAAATGTGTAGAAGAGCTCTGTCTTTAGCTGTGTGCTACTCAAAATTACTATTAGTGACTTGGATAAGGACATATTTGACATGCTTATGTAAGTGATAAGTGACAGGAAGCTAGCAGGAAAATATCTGAGATCAGAAGTTGGATCCAAAAAGTCCTGACAGGCTTTAACATTAATCTaaaccaaatgtttaaaattaaagtacatcagaaacaaaattttactttcatgttaaaaaaaatcgcAGAATGAGGGAAGTGACGGTCTCTTTTCTGCCTTGGATAAACAATGCTTGGAGACCTGTGAAGAAATTCCTAGTCTATATTTCAGGAGGAATGTCTATAAAGTAGAGGTTAGCTGAGGAAGCAGTTGAGAATGTTGAAATCTGAGAAATATAATAAGAATAATCCCAAAGATACCTTCACATGTATCCTCATGTGTGTGACAATAGAAGAGCAGTCATTGATAGAATTTAGAGATGCTTAGAAAAAATCTTAAGGCCGATTTTATCTTAGAGTTTTCGAAGTGTTATATTGGAAAAGAATTAGGCATCCTTTCTGTGACTCAGGCATCCTTTCTGTGCCTAATTAGGCAGATTAGAATTGGTGGAATAATGTTACCTAGAGACAGAAATGTCTAATTAACAAAGCTGACCAACAATGGAACAGACCACACTTTGTAAGGTTGCTCAAGCAGGAGCAAGATGACCACTTGGCCAGAAAGATGTAGGGAATATTCAAGCATTTCTGGAAGCTGGGCATCTGAGactccttccagctctgagatTCTAAGTAGCAAAAAACACTCCTTTGTGTTCTAccactctttcctttcctcccaacGGACCTTCTGGTTTAAAGAGATGATATCTGATCAGTTCCCATCTTCATCTTGGAAAGTGTGGCAAATTGTAAAAATAGCCACAAATTCTTTCCTTCCCTGCATCTGTGTCCCCTCAACAGGTGGAGTCTATTTCCCTACCACCTGAAACTGCCTTGGCCATGTGGCATATTTTGTGCCACAGAAGTTTGAAAAGAACTTGCAATCGAGGCTTTGTCTCTTGCCGTCCTTGGGAACCCTGCACTGCCAGTATGTGAGTCAGTCTACCCTAGCCCGCTGGATAATGAGATGTTATGAGGCTGAGAACTGAGACACCTTGGCCAGTGGTCCTGCAGCTCCAGCTGACAGCCAGTCAAATACCAACTAAGAGAGTGAGGCCATCTTAGAGCACCCAGCCTCCTGCTGACCTGCCAGCTCACTGCTAATGCATGAGCAAGCCAATTAGATACCAGCCAGTCCAGCCTAGACCAGAGGAACTGCCCAACCAACCCACAGAGCATGAGCTAATTACAGGattgttgtcttaagccactaagttcTGGTGTAGTGTGTTTTGCAGCAAAAGCTAACTGACATAGAAGTGATCACGTTATATTGACATTCCAACCCCAGCTGCACTTTCTGCTCTAAGGGCAAAGGAAGAATTTATTTGGATTGCAAGCACAGCACACTGTGGGCTCTCCGTTGGATGGAAGTTCATCCTGTTTGTTCAGAAGTTGCCTGGTATAATGTAAACTACTCCTTTTCCAAGTTTTTGGGCATTGGGTTGTTTAATGTTGCTGTGCCTTTGTAAGTTGCACTCCACTGCCTGCATCCTAGTGTCTCACTGCTCAGGAGCTATCCAGATGTTTAACCTACTTGGTTAAGAGAAGGAGCACAATGCTGAAGTCACCTAACCTGCTGGACATCCTCTTGAAGTTATGCAATCATAGAATGTCAGAGCTGAAAGGGCCCTTCAAGATAAACTAATGCGCAACCTTAGTTTGACAGGTAAAGAAAGTAAGCTTCAAGAAGTTAAGCATTTTGCTCAAGCACACAGCCAGGAGATAAGAGCCCAGGTATCCTGACTCTCAGTCCTAGCCACTTTCTCTTCCACACTGGCTTTGTAAGTTCTGTTTTCTACCAAGAAAGCTAAAGGCCTCTGGGACCTGTGATCATTAGTCATAGAGCATTTGTGTTAATGCTGGCAATAATGAAATAGGTAACACTGGAGCAATCACTGTTATGGCCAATGTCGTGCATCTAGGGTGGCTTTTTCAGTTTTACCTTGGGACATTTGAGCATCAGAAAGATGATCCAGTACAGTGTCTCAGTGGTAGTGGTGGCAGAGCAGCTCTCTGCCTGACGCCTTGCAAGCCCATGGCATTCTTCTTAATAGGCCCAAGCTGGAAACATGCAAGATGTCAAtaaacccagaaagaaaaaataaattatggcatTTTTCTTGCAGTGGAATACTATACTGCAAAGAAAATGGATGAACAGTGGCTATATAccacaatatggatgaatcttccCAAGAAGTTGATCTTGAGAAAACCAAGTGCATATAGTGATTGattgtatttgtaaaatattcaATAGTAGGCAACCTTAACTATACTATGTGGGATTCAGAAATAGGTGGTGAAACTATAAAGTAAAGCAAGAGAGTCATTACCAAAATTAGTGGTTACTGCTAAGGTGGGAAGGCGATGGGATTATGATCAGAAGGAGGCATACAGGGGATTTTGGGATGCTGGCAGTATGCT encodes the following:
- the LOC105106295 gene encoding aspartoacylase isoform X1, with the protein product MTSCHVADDPIKKVAIFGGTHGNELTGVFLVKHWLENGTEIQRTGLEVKPFITNPRAVKKCTRYVDCDLNRVFDPENLGKKMSEDLPYEVRRAQEINHLFGPKDSEDSYDIIFDLHNTTSNMGCTLILEDSRNDFLIQMFHYIKMSLAPLPCYVYLTEHPSLKYATTRSIAKYAVGIEVGPQPQGVLRADILDQMRKMIKHALDFIHNFNEGKEFPPCAIEVYKIMEKVDYPRNKCGEIAAIIHPKLQDQDWKPLHPGDPVFLTLDGKTIPLGGDCTVYPVFVNEAAYYEKKEAFAKTTKVTLSAESICSSLH
- the LOC105106295 gene encoding aspartoacylase isoform X2, whose product is MTSCHVADDPIKKVAIFGGTHGNELTGVFLVKHWLENGTEIQRTGLEVKPFITNPRAVKKCTRYVDCDLNRVFDPENLGKKMSEDLPYEVRRAQEINHLFGPKDSEDSYDIIFDLHNTTSNMGCTLILEDSRNDFLIQMFHYIKMSLAPLPCYVYLTEHPSLKYATTRSIAKYAVGIEVGPQPQGVLRADILDQMRKMIKHALDFIHNFNEGKEFPPCAIEVYKIMEKVDYPRNKCGEIAAIIHPKLQGFSLQV